In a single window of the Nicotiana tomentosiformis chromosome 8, ASM39032v3, whole genome shotgun sequence genome:
- the LOC138897216 gene encoding uncharacterized protein → MISAPAVRLPKGRGQAGRGHPRGGGQAGGGQSATVQSGRGQPAGTPARFYAFSARLDALASDSVIIGTISVCDRDASVLFDPGSTYSYVSSMFAHLLDIPHESLGTSVHVSTSVGDSVVVDRIYPSCVVTFCGYDTRADLLLLDMINFEVILGMDWLSPYHDILYCHAKTITLAMQELPRLQWKGSSVSTASQVISFLKARHMVEKGCLAYLAYVRDTTVESSMIDSVPVVREFANVFPSGLPGMPSDRDIDFCIDLAPGTQPISIPPYRIAPKELKS, encoded by the coding sequence ATGATTTCAGCACCGGCTGTCCGGCTGCCCAAAGGCAGAGGGCAGgctggtaggggtcatcctagaggtggaggccaggcagggggAGGCCAGTCAGCTACTGTTCAGTCAGGCAGGGGCCAGCCCGCCGGTActccagccagattctatgctttttcggccagactaGATGCATTGGCCTCAGATTCTGTGATCATAGGTACTATTTCTGTATGcgatagggatgcttcggtattatttgatccagggtctacctattcatatgtgtcatctatGTTTGCTCATTTGTTGGATATTcctcatgagtccttgggtacttctGTTCATGTGTCAACTTCTGTGGGCGACTCtgtggttgtggatcggatctacccgTCCTGTGTGGTCACGTTCTGTGGTTACGATACTAGAGCGgaccttctgttgcttgatatgatcaactttgaggtcatcctgggcatggattggttatccccatatcacgaCATCCTTTATTGCCATGCTAAGACTATTACCTTAGCAATGCAAGAATTACCGAGATTACAGTGGAAGGGTTCCTCGGTTAGTACAGCTAGTCAGgtcatctcttttctgaaggctcgacatatggtcgagaagggttgtttggcttatctagcttatgttcgggacaccACCGTAGAGTCTTcgatgattgattcagtgccagtagtccgggagttcgccAATGTGTTTCCTTCTGGACTTCCAGGCATGCCatcagatcgtgatattgatttttgtattgatttggctccaggtacccaacctatatctatcccaccataccgtatagctccgaaagagttgaaaagCTGA